The DNA window CGACAGTTTAGTTGCGATTTTGTTTAAAAGGAAACCTAACGAAAATCAACGGCTGATTGGTTCAACACGACATTTTGGTGAAATGATTCTAGTCCGGTTGATGACGTTATCAGTGAGCCCCAGCTGCATTACAATGAGGCGAGTAATTTGTCAGTAGTCATGTGGATTGGCCAGCTGCTGAACGTTATCGTAAAACAGGGACCACTTCctccccaacacccccccccccacccacccacctctctctacAAAATATCATGAAATCATTAAACACGACAATACATTATCACAGGTTCTACTTAACTCTATGTGGGACAACACAACTAATCATGTACCACCAGTTAGGTTACCTGTCCTCAATGTGTATACCATCATATATAACAATCAGTTCATAATACAACATCATTACAACTCACTACACATATTCTTCGCACAAATCTTAATGCAATCAGTGTCAATAGCCTAGTTGGTAAGGGTGGGGGCTGGCAGTTTATTCACTATTCtggatatatctatatatatatatatatatatatatatatatatatatatatatatatatctgcattTGCTGTTAATGTGCAGCTTATGTATGTTTTGGTGTATATATAGATTGTTTTGTCTACCTGCGAAGACATCCGTAGATTTAACGTCATGATACATGGACGTAGGTAGCGGCAACTCATCTTAGAGTTAGCCTACCACATCTGTAGGTCATAAGTGCATGATGTAGGCGATACAAGTTACAACCTCGGTTCTTTTAGACTAGCGACTACAATTGACGGTTTTCTACAACTTATGGCTTTGTGGATATCACATAACGTTTCTTTGTCTTAATGCGGTGATTGCTATCCATTCAAGCATTTTGTGCTTAGTAATTAACGACAATTCCCTGAAGCAACGCAATTCTTGGTTGAAGGTTATAAAAGTTAGATTTTATGTTCCTCACACCTGCCGCACATAGAGCGCAGGACAGGGTAACTAAGGGGCGTGGCCTAGGTTACCTGCAACATTGTCGCGAAAGTTCCATCCAATCCGATCGTTGGTCATATAGACTATTCAGTACGGTAACTACTCCAGTGTCATGTTCGTACGTCACAGGTGGTAAAATTTCTTAACTTCCAATCGGTGGCTCCGGAATGATCGTCCGACCGACTTTAAATTACAAGACACGCCGCACAAAAGTTCACTTGACAAATCGTCTCCGTTGAAGACAGaattttgaagagaaatttgTTTGTCTCAACTTTGAAGATCTTTCTACATCGACCAAAATGAAGATCAGCGTACTACTATTTGTGGTCCTGTTTGTGAGCCAAGCCTGGGCCAGAGGTAAACGGGCTGAGGCTTGCGTTACCTGTCCTGAAGGATGGACTTTCTGGGGAAGTGCCTGCTATCGGTAAGATAATTCACTAAAGTTTTCAAAACAAGCTGGCCGAGTATATCGAATTAAAGTAAACGTTGACAAATTGGGTCCAAAACCCGTAGGTGACCCACAGTTGGatgaaaatttaacattaaGGTGCGTATATACCGTATATTTTCCATATAGCCACAAAAGAATCTCGTACATTCAGGTAATTGATATATTTGATTGTTCTCAACATGCACCGTTCATGTAGATACACTCGAGCATAAGAAATAGGATCACAGTGCGTTTCTCCCATTAACGTCAGAAAATTTTAGAAAGGCTTAAAGGATTTGACAAAGGTTGTTCTGAGCTACTCAGTTGGTATATGTcaatcccctccctccctcacccgCACCCCTCCCGCCCCACCCCACCACGGTGTCCGTAAAGGCCATAATATACCCCATCGTAACTTTGCGCAAATAGTCAGTTGTCAGTTGAGCCTGGTTGATCGTAAACTAGTATACGTTATATAGTGCAAGAGATGATATTGTCCTGAGCTCTTAACATATACATACTGGAATCACATACTTGGGATATTTTTTCTAATGCTATTACCACTCTATACCCTTCATCTCACATCCTGCCTTAAAGCACTCGTATACGGACAAGCGTGACCAGATCAATCTACATAATAACATCAAAACTGCAGTATGacaggtcccccccccccccgaaaggAATAAGTGCGGTATTCCAGAACCTAGCATGGATATACTCAGGATGTGTTACCTGATTAATTCGCAGATGACATTGCAAGGGTCCTACCTGTACCGCATAAGATTTATCACAGGGGTTCTACTCGTAATGTGTAAGGTTGGTATGTATACAAAAAGAACtttattttagaaaatataaGTCTTCTGCCGTTCAAGCAGTTATCTTCTTTACATATATAGTTccacatttgttttcatttaaagcCAACTTACATTACCCCTATCAGCATAATGGTACTGACCTAGACAGCTTCAGATACGTGGACTATTGTATCGGGGGTTACCAATTTCTGTGTTCAACAAAGACATCTTAACTACATAATAGTATCAAGATTTACTATTTTGATAGTACCATGTAAAATTGTTATGTTACTTTGAATTTTAATCAACCTGTGGATGTTTTTTCTAACATTATCAAACAGTGCAGACCCTACGATTTTAATATAATTACAACCTTTCTGAGAAAATGACGGTCTAACCGTCTCTGGCCATAGGATATTTATTGACGAAGTCTTCGGCATTGAGTACAGTTTTTCTGTATGTGTTGCCGTGATGGACGAATCTAACGGTAacagtaattaccgactttgcgatgcgcgttatagtcattgccgacttttcAATCCGTGGTCCTCCCTCACAATTTTGCgaggtcggtaagagtgactctATAGCTTTCCCTTTCGGGGAAAAATTCACACACTCATACTGCGCATATTGCATTTACAAGTAAGTGCTGTGAAGCTTCACGTAAAAGTACATGATGTGCAGAGAATTAGTATTACATCTAATACTCTATCGTACATTTGCACCATTGAGTTTGAATGTCGACCAATAACGAATGTAAAGAATAGTTTTCTGGTTATATCAAGTACTGTCTGGTTGTATAAATTTACTGCCACTTGAAGTACTTTCtggttatatatatgtactgtcaAGTACTGTCTGGTTTTATAAATGTACCGTCACTTGAAGTACTTTCTggttatataaatgtattgttaAGTACTGTCtggttatataaatatactgtcACTCGAAGTACTTTCTGGTTATATAAATGTACTGTCAAGTACTGTCTGGTTATATAAATGTACTGCCACTTGAAGTACTTTCTggttatataaatgtattgtCAAATACTGTCTGGTTATATAAATGTACTGTCACTTGAAGTACTTTCTAGTTATATAAATGTACTGTCAAGTATCGAAATGTAAGGGTGCcatcaaaatattcaaaatcattATACTTCACATCATTATACTAGCAACTTTCGGCAAGGTGCTGAATTGTTCACTTTATATTTCCATAAACTGCAGAAAAGTGTCGAATTGACTATATACTTGTTGAgtttaaacaaattaaacaaataaaattgacAAACTACTCACCTGCCACGATCTTTGTGATTCAACAGTTTTCCACAAAATGTCCTCTTTAACTAGGtcagttttgaaatttgacaaTTGGTACCGAATTGATCATTGATGAAAAGGGATTTggttaatttaacattttgttgcaaatgtTACAGAATAAGATAtcctgtcatttttttttaacaaactcGTTTCTATGCTCACTTAACGTCAAAtgaataatttatcattttgcagGTTGCGGGTGAATGATGAATTGTTGAAATGTGAATGCAAAACATTTTGTCATATTTGCAACTAAATGAGGAGTTTATCACTTCATAAATCTACGGAATTGATAAATTTGTGGCAAATTGTTAGTCATTTGGTTGAAAAAATGCTAATAAACTGTACAGAGAGATCGGCACGACTGTagttaaatattttacatgCTCTAATGTCGCTAATTGATATCCTTAATATCAAAGTATACCAGGAGTAGGCCGGTGTATTCACCCTAAAAGCACAATCAAAATGGACGGTCGATAAAACCATTATTCTGACTATAACTACATtgtgaaattaatttaattacaacagaagaaaaagaagggtGTTTACAGGGTTAGGTCTATACGGACCAACTATATCGATGTTACTTGACAATTCTGAAGTGATTCTGAAAATTTTGAGAGTGGTGCTTGCAGTGTGCATCAatgaaaattatgcaaatgattGGATTGTTATCTAGGTGAATGACATATCTACGGTTGGCCCCTGAAAGAATTAGACATTATTTGAGCCTCTGAAGCGTTTGATAAATGTATTTTCAAAAGTTTCTACGAAAGGtgaaatgttgtaaaatttTCGGGTTATCAAATGTAGCGGTAATTCAATGCCTCAATGTAGGTTGAATCTGTTGATTAACTTCATCGAAATTCAGTTCATTTGTAACCATATTTCCTGCGTGGATAAACGATTGACTATTTTCAAGAAAGACAACGACATGTTTGACACAATTGCCTTGATGACCTCGGTTACCGGTTGCATCGACAAATTATCccaaaggaaacaaaatcatATCTTCGTGATAACAAAATGCTATGACGATATGGATTTGACCTAAAGATTCAAATATTTATCGGCAAGTTTGCTAACCAATCGACGTCAGACCAAAATATCTCTTTAATGTTATACGCACCGTTCCAGTTCAGGAACGACCCTTGAGAGTATACCTTCCAGTTTACCCGTATACAAAATGTAAACGTTTCATATGTCAGAACGAAAGTTGTCACAGTTCTGTTGTTATTTACAGAGTTAAAATTTAACAATCGTGGTATATATAGGTATGGAAtgttatgtattttattgtatcGGATAGATTTTATAACGATTTCATGACAGATTGAAAAAATAGCAGTACAAGTTATATCGATCTTTCAAATTCAATTAATCCCTAGATTTTTCAACAATCCTAAATCTACTTGGGACAGTGCTGAATCTTGTTGCAATCAGTACAGTGTACGGAAAGGTTACAATCGCCGCCTGGGTCATCTGGCCACCATTACTTCATCTGAGGAAAACAGCTTTTTATTGAAGTTGTGGAAGACTATAAGAAGAGACACGGTATGactaaacatgaaatattgttgtttttctaACCATcatacaatataataataatcgttTGAAGTGTGGACATTGAAAGAGAGATTATACTTTTCAATGCCAAATATACTAGTACGTAAACAACATCATTTAAGTTCCTTATCATATAAGGTTCCAATGCAAGCAATGTTTAACCCACCTTGTGTTGAGTTAGGGATCtgttttttcaaatgaaaatatttattttacgTTCTGAATCAGATAAACCGTAAGATAGGTTgaggagagaggaggggggggggggagttgggggaGAATCACTTGAAATTTAGTATGAATACTTTTAAAACCGACTGAAAAAGGCACTGATATCTAGAGCCTATTTATAGTGCTCAATTAAGTCGTACGAATATCACGAAAAGAGCTGTCATCTTCATTCAAGCTAACATGTGAAAAAGGTATTATTTTGGTTCCAAATTAAAACCACAATTTTGACATACttgtttaatattaattgaCTTGACTAGAGAAAATACATGGTGGGTAAAGTTTCATGAATCGTTATAGTATATCCTAtagaccagggtttccctaaccttaacccccccccccacgaacccctgtccacgaacccccaaattatcgagacacgatctgagtcaatttttatactataatacccataacagcctgtgtctgtttcataattcagttattgaTGCACGGTACGATACTACtatatggcaacatatgcgtatggaacgcgaaaagagtttgtcaataggtacgacttttgtacattaaatgataaatcagattttagtttaacaaaaagtactctagtttgactttcagaaacgtctcacggaCCCCCTGGGagggactcacgcaccccctggggatTCATgaaccccagttagggaacccctgccaAAGACAAAGACTTCTATGGGGAAATAATCCAGGATTACAAATGGCCtttatattattactatattgtgaagaaacgcCGTAAGACGTTCATGAAATTTGGACAGCCCATAACCGTTTATAAACACGCGAGATTATACCTATTTGAGGCATTCCCCACTCTGCGATGCAAAAACAAACAGCTTATAAAACGGTCTTTAATGTTATCAGAAACCTAAAAACAATTATTGTTCAGTATGAAATTATAAACTACAACTCATATTGTAGTTTGTTTCCAGTACTTTCATATGCTAAAGTTTTCAGTTCATATCTATATAGACTAAGTTTGAAAGCATTACTTCGtgtcaaaaaaacatttcacaTCCTAGACATTTTCGAAAGGTGTGACCAAATCAACATCCTATGAAGTCGCCGTGGACCAACATATTTAATCCAGTCGGACATAATTGCTTGTCAAATATGGTCAGTCTGTACACTCTCTACAAGAGACAACACATTCTGCGACACCTAGCGAAACCAAAGAAATTGGAAAAGctagggggtggggtgggggagggggctgtatGCCGTGTGTATTGTGTTTTGGGAAAGTCTGTGCATGTCGTTTATGATACAGACACCTTGTCCTGTATGAAGAGCTTGCAAACCATACTGCCGGACGCTGAAGAAGAGAAACCTAAAGAAACTTTCTAAATACTATAGATGCGATCTAAAACAAACATATACTCTCTTTTTGCAGCGAGTGTGGCTCGGCTACAACGACAGAGAAACCGAAGGGAAGTTTGTCACCGTGGGAGGTTGTGCTCCTAAATTCACATTTTGGGACAAGAACGAGCCAAATAATCAGGGCGGAGAAGATTGCGCAGTCATGTGGAATTCTAACAAAAATAGTGATAGCGGTTCTTGGAATGACGTTCCTTGTCAAAACCAGTATTCTTTTGTCTGTAAAATAAGTCTTTAAGCCAATCAACCTACATTGTGGATTGCAATAAGCTACGGTTTAACTCTAACTTAACACGTCAATGGGGAATCTCGTATTTACAAATTGATATCTAGACTTTGCTATATCTTAATATCtaaattccatttcttttctCTCTGTAGATTATAGGGCGTAATTATTGGAGATATGCTTGTATTTCGTTGAATAAACTGGCATGAACTAAACTTATGACATAGATTATATTACAACTACGTCAGTTTCTTATACTACACCGTAGTCAGTAGTATTTGCAATTCAAGCACATTCTTCGAAGTTCATCTGTACAGACCGTATACGTATACATGCagacattttcaaataatttagtttattgactcccccccctccccctctctctctctctctctctctccaagACTTTGTCCCTCGGGCAGTCGGGGACATTTTAAGTAACCGATTCTACAGTCCTCGATGTCAGGCCCTTAATTTCAAAAGTAAGAATCGACTAACATAtagattaaaaaatatattgtgtaaaagtaagttggcctgacgtcaggccaacttacttttacacattctcctacacaggctctctagtggataagcagtttgctaatttgttttatttatttagattaatatattatcaatattttctGGTTATTATCTAATTGATAAAAGTCTTAATCAATATTGATCGATTTTTATGGTCACATTCATTTCTGTGACTAATTATATAGTTCATCCACAACTACAAGTACGTTCCAAGAGCtaaaacatttctttaaagaagcgttcattaaaaacaaaataggaaTCAGAAATCTGTAGTTTCTATCAAAGCGTCACGGTGGAATAAATCTTGCTTTCGGTTGCAAATCTATACTCCTATCTTTGTTGTCTCTGCTTTACCGTATTATGATGTTTCGAGTTCAAGGTTCACGGGACTATAACATGAAGCCCAAATGAAAATAACTGGATAGTAATACCAATGTTCAGTGACACCTTGACAAATATTGTCAAAGTTATGAATACCATGAAAACGGATGTATGGAAACTGTCGGGAATTATGAAAAGTATACTGCATACATACAgagggtaggaagcttccaaaaggggggggggcactaaatcagaggggcactttctcattccacaaccaccactcgttatgcttgAACCGATACACatcggccatatcacttaaatatatatgatgtgttaggatgctatcaatactatttattgagattgtttattatTAACCGTgctaaaaaaaatggaataccattttaaaaatagcatgtacagactaaaaataaataattaaaataaaatattaaaattaacagaagcttaagatatccaaaagacagttcttcatcaaaggggcacattgtATTTggcagtagggcacatttgctattttagaaaaaaatgcACGTACCCCCAgtgcccccggctcctacccccctgcATATATAGCTTTGTAAACTGTGACCATTTTAAAATATCtagtaatactaataatatCTAGTAAGAAAGAGCAGGGTCTTTGCTTGAAGAAAGACGATACCTACGGAAAACCAAACGTTCCATAACTATCGATAACTATATGTATGACAAGTCAAGTGTTATCTGGAAATGTCGATCTCTTCACATATGATGATCACGGCCGGACTGGGGCATAAAATTGCAACCTGTTTAGGGGATCAAACCGGAGCGGTTCCGAGCCGGAATGAAGATATGACAGTCTGCCACTGGGCAAGACGTATAGTAGATGCACATCCGATGTAAGGCTTGTTGGTTTTGAAACGAAGCGGATATCACTAAGTTAATAAGCAATCTCCTGTGGgaagccaaacgttccataaaacACCGAAAACTATGTAAGATTTCAAGTGCTACAATAGAGATGTCAtgttcaaaacaaataaaagcaTGTCAGACTTTATATCTTCAGTAGTGGTAGGCGTATGATAAGGAGCGTCAGGTTATTGCCATAGTAACATATAGCACATTACAGAACTTTGGCACACGATTTCGAGTACTTCATTGAGGCTCTAAAAGCACAACAGACTTATTCAACGAAAGCCTTTCAGCGATGGATTCATTAATGATAATTTGTTAGACGAAGAAAAACAACACTTTATTCCGCATCTGTGTAATTTTTGCCAAATGGTGTTTTCTAGCAAATTAAACTAAACCAATGGAGTACTTCTAAAAGAAGGCGAGATCgcaagccgccatatatgtgtgtgcgcgcgcgtgcgtgcgtgcgggtgcgtgtgtgtgcgtgtgtatgtgggTGTGTTTAACGATACCTGCTACTTAAAAGGAAGTTGTTTGCAACAATATTGACATATGTTATTGTATccactttattttatttatttttgtggaTTGTAAAAACATCTGAGTTTCTTCCTCGAaaaaacacatatataaatCATCTGTGGACTTCGTTCATTAGTAAGGAATGTTAACTTACCTGTGTATCTCAAATAGTAACGTGTCCCACGTTAACTCAGACTCAGAGGAAGGTCCATTGGCGAAGTTCATATCGGGATCTAAAGACAAAAGATCGGCACATTTTAGTGCATACTCTATCATATTATCAATTATGTTGGCCTTTATATGCAGACGATTTGTAGCAAGTTTGTTAAACAATCATTTAGCAATTGTATAAAAAATACCTGGCTGAACAGACAGGTTATTTGAAAAACATATAGTCTTAAATGGGcctaatgaaattaattttgccATGTTTACAGTCATATTCATTCTTTTTGATGTTTGGATGTTAAAGAAGAtgacacacacacccacacacacgcacacacacacacacacatatatatatatatatatatatatataacacaacaAAATATTCGCGATAAAAAAATGTATGGGTTGTATTTTGACATTAAGATGCAAGAAATGTTCAACAAATTTGATAGGCTGTCAATttcagccaccagaatatcACTTTTAGAAGACCGAAGTTAACATCACTCCATTTCGACCGTAAAAGAATCAAGTCATTTCGAAAGCGTTATAAATGTTACACGTTGACTCATGTGTTTGAATAACATGGTTGAATAATTAGCCAGATGTTTCATAAATAACGGTTACCAACATCATGAAAAACATGAACCGGATTAATATGTCTCATGAATTTGTAATTACTGTCCTCACTCTGATGTGTTCAAGATCTaaagtatataggcctaatcaTGCTTTTCATACGGCCCATATGTTCACTGAAAACTATATTTCGACCAATAAGATAACAAGAATAAACTTGAGAATAAGGTCTTAAAAATAGGTGGGGTTAAGTTTGATTGTTCCGCACATTAGAGAGAAATTGTcctttgcaaaaacaaaaaaacagtttaGCATTCCTTCGCAGCTGCTTCAGTCAACGATCTACAAATAAACAGCAGGGCCAGTTCAAAATAACCATTCTACCTCCTGAAACTAAGATGAGAACAAGCTTACCAAGTTCCCCGAACCGCTCACCACCCGCTCCTCTCTTGAAAGTTAACAGGTTCATTACAACTTTTTGACCGATTTGGTTTACTGAAGTGTCCAAGTTTTTAACCACAACTTCCCAAAGATCTCCTATTCTAGCTAATTGCGCATCATATTACACAGCTGTATTTTAAAACTGAGAATACATTGCCTATTAGCATGTCTTGAAATATGATTTAGAAATTTGTTATACGAATGCTAGCTTTGTGAAATATTAACGTTTTGAAAAGaacttgttttctttcaaactaTATTATGAGACTAAATGATCAACGAGACTATATGTGGTATTATCAGGAATGATGCTGAGCAAACTGTGATACAACCTTTAATGAGTTAATAAGTTGACTCCAACAACTGACGCACTAACCACTAGAAAATATGACTTTTCTAAATAAATAATCATATAACCACGAAGGTCGTGCATGGGTGTATTTTTATTGTAGTGagcgtgcgcgctacaatattggcattactggccaagtgaacgatacctataTGACTGGACGTTGCCACTTAAAGTtccatatagtctctgtacatttgcaggtttagaggctagctgcgtagccaacttattctgagcctgccAGGACAGAGCCGTCTCTACATACGGCTCTGTGTCACgtcgctcacaagcgccctcactttgtaggtataCACACATACCCCGTGGTGTGTTGTCCGATCAAAAAACTAACACCATGAATAACCGAAAAGTTctctaatactgcaagcactccacgcgcactacaatactgcgtatttgcagacaaatgcagttctagttttTTCATGGACTCCAAACCTCTGTCTTTTACCTTGCATTCTAAACATTGTATACAGAacgtgcatatatatatgcatggttaAACTCACAAAATGGAAGCATATATGTGTCTCATAGTTGGATGTAATATAAATCACGATTAACTAATATTATAAATTCGATATCTTTGTTTAAACTTGTACAAAATGGTAATCAACTTTCACTTCTGATGAAAGAATAAGTTGCATTAGGGAAGTTACaattcatttcaaaaatatataaatcaaacTTCTTTAAGTCAATTTCATCCTTTTGCTAATAGTCACTACATAGTTGTATTTTAAGGTATaatcccccccccacaacccacctgaccgccccccccccgtcagAGGTATACGTGGTTTCGCCTCTGCTTATTATGTCAATTGATAACTCGAGAAgagttttttctttcaattagaAAAAATCGTATCAAAGCAGTAAAAATGTTAAGAAACGTGGTTAGCTTAGTACGCCAGTTTAACAGTATCATTAACTGTTATAATATCAATCACTTTATAGTAATTCAATCtaaaaagaaatcaagaaaccTCCAAGTGACATCAAACTATACTTGGCATCGATATTTAGTCATTAATGTTGAAACGGTTTTACATGAAACACAAATTAACCATGAGCACGATGACTTTACCATTATTTTGAATAACATGATTGGAATAATCAGCCCGATTTGTCAATTTTTCAGGAATAAATTGCTCTAAAACAAACATGACTAAAAACGATATATACcttatgaattattcatgttgGGTAGCATTTACACTTTTGTGgatatatgaataaattattgGCTTATTTAAGTTTTAATGAGACcaatattttcaccaaaaaaaggAGATTGACAATCAATATAAACTATAAGGTCATAAACTTGCAAATAATATGACAGATGTTTTCTTAGAAATGCAAGCAGGTGTTTACTTTGATTAATTAGCACATTTAGTTTGGATACAAAAGCCAACATTTGTTATACAACACGCAACATATGTTCGTATAATGACGTTGTTCTTTGTCAagggtatcgaacattagagGGAAAtggataagtatttttttttcaccagtTTCAATGAACATTCTTTTAATGGCTTTAATAACACTGATAATCAGTTTAAATGCATCCTAAGACttgaacaatagaaaacaacCTCGAATCCACGGTTTGCCCATCTGAAACGGTTGCGTAGTAAAAGGAAGTCAATTTAGGAAACAGACGGGATGTTAAATTTGTTCATATCTCATATATTTCGGAGCACGACCTCACCAACTTCCATCCTTTATCAATCATAACGGGTTTTCTCTTTCTAATTTACCTTGTTTCACATTTTAAACACGGTCCACTAATATACAACGGTCCCAACTTAAATAATCTATGCTCTCAGACGAGTTATATACTTACTATGTTAGCGTATAACACCACGACACGAGATATACCTTTGGTCAAGATGTAATGTTAGTGTAACTTTGACAAATGGTGTTTTGGAAGAGCTGTCAAGGGTAAGTTACGATATAAAAACAGTATGTTGATAATTTTTATTTAGAATGCCTTTACCCAATACCAAACGTATCATATTCTACTAACAAATTAAAAGGGAAGTCTGTTTGCCCATATTTAAAATGACTTGAAAATGGTGTAACATATCGGTGTCTACGACCCCGTCATCTCCTCTACCGTCACCGCACCCATCGCCACTCATCCCCATCGTCAGTCGGGAAAAATTCAAATAGCATAGACCTAACCATAGACCTTATTTATAGTCTAAATCGGCTTCAGCATGCATCATTTGTCAAATGAACTTTAAATTTCTCTGGAGGAGGACCACCAGAAACCACTACATAGGAGTCCATTTGACAGATCTCAGGACCACACAACCTACTTTAGAAACCACTTGATTCGCATCTGGCCCTTCCAAAGGGTTCATGTCCCTATATAAATCAGTCGGCGATAGTTAGCAttccacccccaaccccccaaccccctcctcccccaaacaaacatatacatcttttaaaatattttacatgCCAATGCAATTCATAATTGCACTGGTAAAatattaaggggggggggcatcgcTTTAATGTCCGTGAAGTACTTCATAGGGAAGCGGCTGACGGGAAGTTAGGGGAAATTAAATGAATTGAACAGATTCAGTGAAACTTTGGTTTTTTGAAAGCTGATTCTTGCAATGAGTTTGCTCTTAGCATGATGTTTAGGATATTTTATCGAAC is part of the Apostichopus japonicus isolate 1M-3 chromosome 22, ASM3797524v1, whole genome shotgun sequence genome and encodes:
- the LOC139963485 gene encoding alpha-N-acetylgalactosamine-specific lectin-like produces the protein MKISVLLFVVLFVSQAWARGKRAEACVTCPEGWTFWGSACYRFFNNPKSTWDSAESCCNQYSVRKGYNRRLGHLATITSSEENSFLLKLWKTIRRDTRVWLGYNDRETEGKFVTVGGCAPKFTFWDKNEPNNQGGEDCAVMWNSNKNSDSGSWNDVPCQNQYSFVCKISL